The Egicoccus sp. AB-alg6-2 genome segment CGTTCGACGGCGTGCCACCGGCGCTGCCCGGCCTGATGCTGCTCGAGACGCTCGAGCGCAAGGCCGCCAAGCGTGGGTTCGACTGGAGCGATCCGACCGAACCCGCCGCCCGCGTGACCGAGGAGCTCGGCGAACTGCTGGACGCCGGGACGGACGAGGAGCGCCTCGAGGAGCTCGGTGACCTGCTCGGCGCCGTCGTCGGCCTCGCGCGCGCCCTCGACCTCGATCCCGAGGTGGCGGCGCGGGCCGCGGCGCGCAAGTTCCGGGCCCGCTTCGAGGCGGTGCTGGCCCTCGCGGTCCAGCGGGAGTTGCCGGTCGACGACCTCAGCCGGGACACGTGGCTGGAGCTGTGGGACGAGGTCAAGGCGCCCGACTGACCGGGCCGGTCGTCCCGACTAGGCTGCCGCCCCCGCCGGATCCCTGCCAGCCGAGGACGCGCATGTCCACCGACGACGTCGCCACCGACGCCAACGGGTCGGGCGCGCCCGCGAGCATCCGCCCTCCCGATCTCGCGCCCGACGAGGTCCGCGGCAACGAGGACGTGCTGGCCGGCTGGGACACCGACGTCGACGTCGCCGACCTGGCGCGATGGCAGGTGGACCGGGCGCCGTTCCCGACCGACGCCGTCGTGGTCGTCGGTGCGAAGGTGGCGGGTGCCCTCATCGGTGCCGCCGTCGACCAGCGACGCGGGCGCGGGTTCGTGGTCGGCGCGATGGCCGGACTGGCCGCCGGCGTCGTCACCCGCCGCCTGTGGCGCCTGGACGTCTGAGACACCGGGGTTCCCACCAACCCCTGGTCCCACGCTCGTGTCGGCGTTGTTTCCAATGCGCGTGACCGTCACGTACCGTCCGATGCGGTCAGGCGCCGCGTGTACGGACCGCCTGGCGTGCCCGCCGTTCCCTCTCTCCTCGAGACGACACCGCTCATGCATCTGACGACCATCGAACTCGTCCGCGCCCGCGAGATCCTCGACAGCCGCGGCAACCCGACCGTCGAGGTCGAGGTCGGCCTGGTCGACGGCACGCTCGGTCGTGCAGCGGTCCCTTCGGGGGCGTCCACGGGCGAGGCCGAGGCGGTCGAGCTGCGTGACGGCGGGGAGCGCTACCTCGGCAAGGGGGTGCGCAAGGCCGTCGACAACGTCCACGAGACCATCGCGCCGGCGCTCCTCGGACACGACGCGACGCGGCAGCGCGAGATCGATGCGCTCCTGCTCGACCTCGACGGCACCGACAACAAGGGCACGCTGGGCGCCAACGCCATCCTCGGCGTCTCGCTGGCGACCGCCAAGGCGGCGGCCGAGGCGAGCGGCCTGCCGCTGTACGCCTACCTCGGCGGCCCCAACGCGCACCTGCTCCCGGTCCCGATGATGAATGTGCTCAACGGGGGCAGCCACGCCGACTCCAACGTCGACTTCCAGGAGTTCATGATCGCGCCGATCGGCGCCCCCAGCTTCGCCGAGGCGCTGCGCATCGGCACCGAGGTCTACCACCAGCTCAAGAAGGTGCTGCACGGCCGGGGCCTGTCCACGGGGCTGGGTGACGAGGGCGGCTTCGCCCCCGACCTCGCGTCGAACTCGGCCGCGCTGGACCTGCTCATGGAGGCGATCGACGCCGCCGGCTACCGGGCCGGCAGCGACATCGCGCTCGCGATGGACCCGGCCACCTCCGAGCTGTTCCGCGACGGCAGATACCACCTCGACGGCGAGGGACGGGTCCTGTCGTCCGAGGAGATGGTGGAGCTGTGGGCCGACCTCGTCGACCGCTACCCGATCGTCTCGATCGAGGACGGACTCGACGAGGGCGACTGGGACGGGTGGAAGCTGTTGACCCAGCGGCTGGGCGAGCAGGTCCAGCTCGTCGGCGACGACCTGCTGGTGACCAATCCCGCCTTCGTCCGACGCGGCATCGACGAGCGGGCCGCGAACAGCGTGCTCGTGAAGGTCAACCAGATCGGCTCGCTGACCGAGACCCTCGATGCGGTCGCCATGGCGCAACGTGCCGGGTGGACCGCGATGATCAGCCACCGTTCCGGCGAGACCGAGGACGCCACCATCGCCGACATCGCCGTCGCCACCAACGCGGGCCAGATCAAGACCGGCGCGCCCGCACGCTCCGACCGGGTCGCCAAGTACAACCAGTTGCTGCGCATCGAGGAAGAGCTCGGCGACAGCGCCCGCTACGCCGGCCGTGAAGCGTTCCCCCGGTTCGCCCCGTGACCAGCCAGCCGTCCCGCTCGCACGCGCGCCGCGACCTGCGGCGCCAGCAGCGTCGCCGTCGGCGCGGTGGTCACGATCGGGGTCCGGTCGCCCTGCAGCGTGCCGCCGACCGCAGCCTGGCGGCGGCGCGCGGGGTCCGTCACGGCGTCCGCCGCGCCGTCAGTGGCGATCGGCCGCTGGTGCTGATGCTGCTCGGGGCGATCGTGCTGTCCGTGCTGATGCTCTCGGGGCCGGCCCAGCGTTACCTGGACACCCGCGAACGGGTGGATGCGCTGGCCGGAAAGGCGGATGCGCTCGACCGTGCCAACGCCGAACTGCTGCAGCGCCAGCGCGACCTGCAGGACCCCATCAACATCGAGCTCCTCGCCCGCGAGCACCAGGGCTTCATCCGGCCCGGGGAGGTGCCCTACACGTTGATCCCTCCGGAGGTCGAGCGGCCCCGGATCACCGCCCCGCGTTCCACCGTGCAGGCGCCCTCCGATGCGGCCTGGTACGAGCGGATGTGGGAGACGGTGCACGGCTGGGTCGGCTCATCCTGAGCGACGGCAGGTCGATCGGACGTCCGGTCGGTGTTGCCCCTGGCGGCTGCGCTCCGTACCGTTACGGGGTGCGGAGCTCGGTTGTGGCTCCGCCGATCGCGCGCCCGGTCCCGTCTGCGGACCGGGTCCCTTCACCGCCAGCCGCCGACGTGCGGCTACGACCGGGGCCCCCAGGCGTCTCGCGCGAGCGCCCCGCGCCCCACAGGAGTTGGTCCAACTGCAGGGACAGATCGTCAAGGGCAAGGTCGTCCGGCTCGAGGAGTACGGCGCATTCGTCGAGGTTCCGACCGAGGACGGAGGCATCGTCACCGGGCTGGTCCACGTATCCGAGGTCGACGCCGACTTCGTCGAGAACATCTACGCCTACCTCGCCGAAGGCGACGAGGTCGACGTCAAGGTGCTCGACGTCAAGGAGGACGGCAAGGTCGACCTGTCCATCAAGCGTGCCGACCCGGAGTGGCAGGACGAGGAGTCCGTCAACCTGCGGTCCAAGCTCGACAAGGACTTCAACAAGCGTCTGCGCCGCTTCATGCACAAGTCGCAGATGATCCAGGGTGAGGCGCGCCGACAGCGTCGCGGACGCGTCGGCTGATGCCGTTCCCCGACGGGGCCGCGCGCCCCGTCCCCAGGGACGTGCCCGGCGCCTCGGACCGCGAGGCGCCGGACGTCGGTGTGCGCCCGACCGGCGTGCCCGGCCCCCAGCCCGACGCCGTGCGGCCCGATCCGCAGGCCTCGTACGAGCGGGCGCTGGCGGCCGCGCCGGCCGACCGGCGCGAACAGGCCATCGTCTCGGTGCAGTTGGGTCGTCCCGCCCGCGGCGCCCCGGCCGTGGTGCACCGGTGCGTGTACGGGCTGCCGACGGTGGTGCGTGTCGCTCCGCGGTTGGACGACGGCACGCCGTTTCCGACGACGTTCTGGCTCACGTGCCCGGTCATGCGGTCACGGGTGGGCGGCCTCGAGGCCGATCACGCCATGGTCGGGCTCAACGAACGGCTCGGCACCGACGACGAGTTCGCCGCTTC includes the following:
- the eno gene encoding phosphopyruvate hydratase, whose amino-acid sequence is MHLTTIELVRAREILDSRGNPTVEVEVGLVDGTLGRAAVPSGASTGEAEAVELRDGGERYLGKGVRKAVDNVHETIAPALLGHDATRQREIDALLLDLDGTDNKGTLGANAILGVSLATAKAAAEASGLPLYAYLGGPNAHLLPVPMMNVLNGGSHADSNVDFQEFMIAPIGAPSFAEALRIGTEVYHQLKKVLHGRGLSTGLGDEGGFAPDLASNSAALDLLMEAIDAAGYRAGSDIALAMDPATSELFRDGRYHLDGEGRVLSSEEMVELWADLVDRYPIVSIEDGLDEGDWDGWKLLTQRLGEQVQLVGDDLLVTNPAFVRRGIDERAANSVLVKVNQIGSLTETLDAVAMAQRAGWTAMISHRSGETEDATIADIAVATNAGQIKTGAPARSDRVAKYNQLLRIEEELGDSARYAGREAFPRFAP
- a CDS encoding septum formation initiator family protein, whose product is MTSQPSRSHARRDLRRQQRRRRRGGHDRGPVALQRAADRSLAAARGVRHGVRRAVSGDRPLVLMLLGAIVLSVLMLSGPAQRYLDTRERVDALAGKADALDRANAELLQRQRDLQDPINIELLAREHQGFIRPGEVPYTLIPPEVERPRITAPRSTVQAPSDAAWYERMWETVHGWVGSS
- a CDS encoding S1 RNA-binding domain-containing protein, encoding MVQLQGQIVKGKVVRLEEYGAFVEVPTEDGGIVTGLVHVSEVDADFVENIYAYLAEGDEVDVKVLDVKEDGKVDLSIKRADPEWQDEESVNLRSKLDKDFNKRLRRFMHKSQMIQGEARRQRRGRVG
- a CDS encoding DUF501 domain-containing protein; this translates as MPFPDGAARPVPRDVPGASDREAPDVGVRPTGVPGPQPDAVRPDPQASYERALAAAPADRREQAIVSVQLGRPARGAPAVVHRCVYGLPTVVRVAPRLDDGTPFPTTFWLTCPVMRSRVGGLEADHAMVGLNERLGTDDEFAASYAAASERYVAARDQLGEPLPGNPSAGGMPGHIKCLHVHAGHTLATGDNVVGQWTVEHTTPAPCRGPCVTEGEVAARMERSS